In Streptomyces sclerotialus, one genomic interval encodes:
- a CDS encoding DUF1932 domain-containing protein, which yields MRVGVLGLGEAGTLYAAGFVAGGWSVTGYDPGEVPTPDGVVRAGSVEAAVRDCDLVLGLTGARVALDVAQQAAPHLGAAAVYADMNAGAPGLKRRIAAAVSAASQAVFADVSVIGSVPTYRHRTALVTSGPGAAAVAEHFGALGAPVEDLGGEPGAASARKLLRSVFMKGLGAVIVQAVEAGRAAGDEPWVREQITAELAGGEHTLQRLYAGTAKHGLRRAFELSAAADLLADLGLDTELARAIGHVHTLAARPEGLRAVPLVSDELLAAHRDIATANIGDAVDRLGLLDSGIRPMWQGARAIGRALTVWTRAGDNQAIHEAVKAAVPGDFIVVNGEGDTSRALIGELIAERAKARGVVGMVLDGAARDIDVLAEIGFPVWARAVTPAGPYKFGPGHVNLPVAVGGLVCHPGDLVVADSDGVAVVPAGQAGSVLAAARAVEADEAGRRAAIRAAAAGTGDAS from the coding sequence ATGCGTGTCGGAGTGCTCGGACTGGGCGAAGCGGGGACCTTGTATGCGGCCGGGTTCGTGGCGGGCGGCTGGTCGGTGACCGGATACGACCCGGGCGAGGTGCCGACTCCGGACGGGGTGGTGCGTGCCGGGAGCGTCGAGGCCGCGGTGCGGGACTGCGACCTGGTGCTGGGGCTGACCGGTGCCCGGGTGGCCCTCGACGTGGCTCAGCAGGCCGCGCCGCATCTGGGTGCCGCCGCCGTCTACGCGGACATGAACGCGGGCGCCCCAGGGCTGAAGCGGCGGATCGCGGCCGCGGTGAGCGCCGCATCGCAGGCCGTCTTCGCGGACGTGTCGGTGATCGGCTCGGTCCCCACCTACCGCCACCGCACCGCGCTGGTGACCAGCGGCCCCGGCGCCGCGGCGGTCGCCGAGCACTTCGGCGCGCTGGGAGCCCCGGTGGAGGACCTGGGCGGGGAACCAGGTGCGGCCTCGGCCCGCAAGCTGCTGCGCAGCGTTTTCATGAAGGGCCTGGGCGCGGTCATCGTGCAGGCCGTGGAAGCGGGCCGGGCGGCCGGCGACGAGCCGTGGGTACGGGAGCAGATCACCGCGGAACTCGCCGGCGGCGAACACACACTGCAACGTCTGTACGCGGGCACCGCCAAGCACGGCCTGCGCCGCGCGTTCGAGCTCTCCGCTGCCGCCGACCTGCTGGCCGACCTCGGCCTGGACACCGAGCTGGCTCGCGCGATCGGTCACGTGCACACCCTGGCGGCCCGCCCCGAAGGACTGCGCGCCGTACCGCTCGTCTCCGACGAACTGCTCGCGGCCCACCGGGACATCGCCACCGCGAACATCGGTGACGCGGTGGACCGGCTCGGCCTGCTGGACTCGGGCATCCGGCCGATGTGGCAGGGAGCGCGGGCCATCGGGCGGGCGCTGACCGTGTGGACCCGCGCGGGCGACAACCAGGCCATCCATGAAGCCGTCAAGGCCGCTGTGCCCGGTGACTTCATCGTCGTCAACGGGGAGGGTGACACCTCCCGCGCGCTGATCGGCGAGCTGATCGCCGAACGGGCCAAGGCCCGCGGGGTGGTGGGCATGGTCCTGGACGGTGCGGCCCGTGACATCGACGTACTCGCCGAGATCGGCTTCCCCGTCTGGGCGCGCGCGGTGACCCCGGCAGGCCCGTACAAGTTCGGCCCCGGGCACGTCAACCTGCCCGTGGCGGTGGGCGGACTGGTCTGCCACCCGGGCGATCTGGTCGTGGCGGACAGCGACGGAGTCGCCGTCGTCCCCGCCGGCCAGGCAGGGTCGGTGCTCGCTGCTGCCCGTGCGGTCGAGGCCGACGAAGCAGGACGCCGCGCCGCCATCCGTGCCGCCGCGGCCGGAACGGGAGACGCATCGTGA
- a CDS encoding twin-arginine translocation signal domain-containing protein — MSTEFTESNHSPPAGPPPAPTRRTFIATTTAVGGVAIAGGGVLQREGEVEDLAGVSTEW; from the coding sequence ATGTCAACCGAGTTCACCGAGTCGAACCACTCCCCTCCCGCCGGGCCGCCCCCGGCGCCGACCCGGCGTACGTTCATCGCCACGACCACCGCTGTCGGCGGCGTGGCGATCGCGGGCGGCGGCGTCCTCCAGCGGGAGGGAGAGGTCGAAGACCTTGCCGGGGTGAGCACCGAGTGGTAA
- a CDS encoding glucose 1-dehydrogenase, translating into MTPTLTPRWKTPHEPTYDFTGQVAFVTGASSRMGLATARAFARAGAAVALTDINEEAVNAAAKHLTDEGHQALALVCDVTDEDQVAAAVDRAVETFGRLDMAYNNAGIQIPPADAADESADQFDRVNAVNLRGIWASMKHELRHMRAQGSGAIVNCSSLGGLVGIPGRASYHASKHGVIGLTGSAALGYAPRGIRINAVCSGTIDTPMVRDMIAKGELDRAEAEAHQPVNRLGPAEEIAQAVLWLCSPGAGFVLGVALPVDGGYVAQ; encoded by the coding sequence ATCACCCCCACACTCACTCCTCGATGGAAGACACCGCATGAACCCACGTACGACTTCACCGGTCAGGTCGCCTTCGTCACCGGAGCCAGCTCCAGGATGGGCCTCGCCACCGCCCGCGCCTTCGCGCGAGCGGGCGCCGCCGTGGCCCTCACCGACATCAACGAGGAGGCTGTGAACGCGGCCGCGAAGCACCTCACCGACGAGGGCCACCAGGCGCTCGCCCTCGTCTGCGACGTCACCGACGAGGACCAGGTCGCCGCGGCAGTCGACCGTGCGGTGGAGACCTTCGGCCGCCTGGACATGGCCTACAACAACGCCGGCATCCAGATCCCGCCCGCCGACGCGGCGGATGAATCCGCCGACCAGTTCGACCGCGTCAACGCGGTCAACCTCCGCGGCATATGGGCCTCCATGAAGCACGAGCTGCGCCACATGCGCGCGCAGGGCAGCGGCGCCATCGTCAACTGTTCCTCCCTCGGGGGCCTGGTCGGCATTCCCGGCCGCGCCTCGTACCACGCCTCCAAGCACGGTGTGATCGGCCTGACCGGCAGTGCGGCCCTGGGTTACGCCCCGCGCGGCATCCGTATCAACGCCGTGTGCTCCGGCACCATCGACACCCCGATGGTGCGCGACATGATCGCCAAGGGGGAACTCGACCGCGCGGAGGCCGAAGCCCACCAGCCCGTCAACCGGCTCGGCCCCGCCGAGGAGATCGCCCAGGCCGTCCTGTGGCTGTGCAGCCCAGGCGCCGGCTTCGTCCTCGGCGTCGCCCTCCCCGTCGACGGCGGCTACGTCGCCCAGTAG
- a CDS encoding HD domain-containing protein encodes MTQDKTGVRVPDTKLAREATELVRESTSELIYHHSRRVYFFGSLQGRNRDLSFDPELLYIGAMFHDLGLNEQFHTSGRRFEVDGADEARRFLQARGVPEDSVRRVWTAIALHTTPGIPEFMEPEVALVTAGVEYDVLGIGYADIAAAEREEIVALHPRPDFKKRILGAFTDGVRHKPETTFGNVKADVLQHYVPGFQRGDFVRTILDSPWAE; translated from the coding sequence ATGACGCAGGACAAAACCGGGGTACGCGTGCCGGACACCAAGCTCGCCCGCGAGGCGACCGAGCTGGTGCGTGAGAGCACCAGCGAACTGATCTACCACCACTCGCGGCGGGTGTACTTCTTCGGCAGCCTCCAAGGCCGCAACCGTGACCTCAGCTTCGACCCCGAACTGCTCTACATCGGCGCGATGTTCCACGACCTGGGGCTGAACGAGCAGTTCCACACCAGCGGGCGCCGATTCGAGGTCGACGGCGCCGACGAAGCGCGCCGCTTCCTCCAGGCGCGCGGAGTGCCGGAGGACAGTGTCCGCCGCGTGTGGACGGCCATCGCCCTGCACACCACACCCGGCATCCCCGAGTTCATGGAGCCGGAGGTCGCCCTGGTGACCGCCGGTGTGGAGTACGACGTCCTGGGCATCGGCTACGCGGACATCGCTGCCGCGGAGCGCGAGGAGATCGTGGCCCTCCACCCTCGCCCCGACTTCAAGAAGCGCATCCTCGGTGCGTTCACCGACGGTGTCCGCCACAAGCCGGAGACGACGTTCGGCAACGTCAAGGCCGATGTGCTCCAGCACTACGTACCTGGTTTCCAGCGCGGCGACTTCGTCCGCACGATCCTGGATTCTCCGTGGGCCGAGTAA
- a CDS encoding VOC family protein, which produces MSRHLQVTFDAHDPRALSSFWRDVLGYLHPGPPGVELPEGADPLAAWDDFLARIGVPEEQRNSKSAIEDPDGHGPRLFFQQVPEDKVAKNRVHLDVRAAPGLEGEERMAALEAECDRLVALGAKRVRRSEPAPPMSAGFIVMTDPEGNEFCLD; this is translated from the coding sequence ATGAGCCGTCACCTCCAGGTCACCTTCGACGCCCACGACCCGCGTGCACTGTCGTCCTTCTGGCGCGACGTACTGGGCTACCTGCACCCTGGCCCGCCTGGGGTCGAGCTGCCCGAGGGCGCCGACCCGCTGGCCGCCTGGGACGACTTCCTCGCGCGGATCGGCGTACCGGAGGAGCAGCGCAACTCGAAGTCGGCCATCGAGGACCCCGACGGGCACGGCCCACGGCTGTTCTTCCAGCAGGTGCCTGAGGACAAGGTCGCCAAGAACCGCGTCCACCTCGATGTCCGCGCGGCTCCCGGGCTGGAGGGAGAGGAGCGGATGGCGGCCCTGGAGGCCGAGTGCGACCGGCTCGTTGCACTGGGAGCGAAACGGGTACGCCGTTCCGAGCCCGCTCCCCCGATGAGCGCCGGTTTCATCGTGATGACCGACCCGGAGGGCAACGAATTCTGCCTGGACTGA
- a CDS encoding YncE family protein, with the protein MLAREDSFPAKTKAGRRKIGMEWTVATRRTVIKAVGAGALAGGLPTPASGASSAAKADVDADADADVDVDADVDVDVDADVDVLIVVEKSSHAVSFYDTASGQRRQTIRLPDYPHEMVVDSRRRFAYVGHYGVRMSSTVGEGGAAVFVIDLAERSLARTIDTRPFNRIHGMGIDAHDRLYALSEEKAVLLGFDAPATDQAPTRAVSAHGVKTHLFALSRDGERAYVTGLLSHTVSLVRPHDASVPPLLATPGQLPESCCLSRDEKTLFVGARKSSSLVAIDARTMKVRRSRKTGGDPLRVYMLDDKRLLVTDIVANTLTIWSTDLRKLRSLPLDGTPSAVSFHPSRPLAYVSLLDTNRIAVVDLERFAVIGGFGTQREPDTSVLLPAAT; encoded by the coding sequence GTGCTCGCGCGCGAGGACAGCTTCCCCGCCAAGACGAAGGCGGGCCGTCGAAAGATCGGAATGGAGTGGACTGTGGCGACACGTCGTACGGTGATCAAGGCAGTGGGCGCCGGGGCATTGGCGGGCGGGCTGCCCACGCCTGCCTCAGGTGCTTCCTCGGCGGCCAAGGCCGACGTCGATGCCGATGCCGATGCCGATGTCGATGTCGATGCCGATGTCGATGTCGATGTCGATGCCGATGTCGATGTACTGATCGTGGTGGAGAAGAGCAGCCACGCGGTCAGTTTCTACGACACCGCCTCGGGGCAACGCCGGCAGACGATCCGACTGCCCGACTACCCGCATGAGATGGTCGTCGACTCGCGCAGACGGTTCGCCTATGTGGGGCACTACGGGGTGCGCATGTCCTCCACCGTGGGCGAGGGCGGTGCCGCGGTCTTCGTCATCGACCTGGCCGAGCGATCCCTGGCCAGGACCATCGACACCCGGCCGTTCAACCGCATCCACGGCATGGGCATCGACGCTCACGACCGGTTGTACGCCTTGAGCGAGGAGAAGGCGGTACTGCTCGGCTTCGACGCCCCCGCCACCGACCAGGCACCGACCAGGGCGGTCTCCGCGCACGGCGTGAAGACCCACCTGTTCGCCCTCAGCCGGGACGGCGAACGCGCCTATGTCACCGGCCTGTTGTCGCACACGGTGAGCCTCGTGCGCCCCCACGACGCCTCCGTCCCGCCCCTTCTGGCCACCCCCGGCCAACTGCCCGAGAGCTGTTGCCTGAGCCGGGATGAGAAGACGTTGTTCGTCGGAGCCCGCAAGAGCTCTTCGCTGGTTGCCATCGACGCCCGCACCATGAAGGTACGGCGGAGCCGGAAGACGGGCGGAGACCCGTTGCGGGTCTATATGCTGGATGACAAGCGGCTGCTGGTGACGGACATTGTCGCCAACACCCTCACCATCTGGAGCACCGACCTGCGGAAACTCCGGTCCCTTCCGCTCGACGGAACCCCGTCCGCGGTGTCATTTCACCCCAGCAGGCCCCTGGCCTATGTGTCCCTGCTGGACACCAACCGGATCGCCGTCGTCGATCTGGAACGGTTCGCTGTCATCGGCGGCTTCGGCACCCAACGGGAACCGGACACTTCGGTACTGCTGCCCGCAGCTACCTGA